Proteins co-encoded in one Patescibacteria group bacterium genomic window:
- the rplM gene encoding 50S ribosomal protein L13, translating to MIMKKHIIDAKNQILGRMAVEVANLLRGKGKADFVPYLDMGDNVVVINTDQIRVTGNKLKQKIYYRHTGYPGGIKEEVLENLLKRDSRKVIKTAVYGMLPKNKLRDKFIKKLTLYKGEISK from the coding sequence ATGATTATGAAAAAGCATATTATTGACGCAAAAAATCAAATATTAGGGCGGATGGCCGTTGAGGTGGCTAATTTATTGCGCGGCAAGGGCAAGGCGGATTTTGTCCCTTATTTAGATATGGGCGATAATGTGGTTGTTATAAACACTGATCAAATCCGAGTGACGGGAAATAAGTTAAAGCAAAAAATATATTATCGACACACGGGATATCCAGGCGGAATTAAGGAAGAGGTTTTGGAAAACCTACTTAAGAGGGATTCTCGCAAAGTGATTAAGACGGCTGTTTACGGGATGCTTCCTAAAAATAAACTGCGTGATAAGTTTATTAAAAAATTGACATTGTATAAAGGAGAAATTTCAAAATAA
- the frr gene encoding ribosome recycling factor: MHQEIIKKLKPNLEKSYEYLKSELASLQVGRATPGLIENLTVDCYNQQLPIKQLAAIQTPEPRMIIIRPWDKEIITQITQAIKQSSLGITPMVDEDSIRLNIPPLSEERRRELVKILQEKTEESRISIRRQREEIWRQIQDLERAKEISEDAKFRAKDEIQKIVDEYNKKIEELKKKKEEEIMKV; this comes from the coding sequence ATGCATCAAGAAATAATCAAAAAACTAAAACCAAATTTAGAAAAGTCATACGAGTATTTGAAGAGCGAACTGGCTTCTTTGCAAGTTGGGCGGGCGACGCCGGGCCTGATAGAAAATTTGACGGTTGATTGCTATAACCAACAATTGCCGATCAAGCAATTGGCGGCGATTCAAACGCCCGAGCCGCGGATGATTATTATCCGCCCGTGGGATAAAGAAATTATTACTCAAATTACGCAAGCCATTAAGCAATCCAGTTTAGGGATAACACCGATGGTGGACGAGGATTCCATTCGCTTGAACATCCCGCCTTTAAGTGAGGAAAGAAGGCGCGAACTGGTCAAAATTCTTCAAGAAAAAACAGAAGAATCGCGCATTAGTATTCGCCGTCAGAGAGAAGAAATCTGGCGTCAAATTCAGGACTTGGAGCGCGCCAAAGAAATTTCCGAAGACGCCAAATTCCGAGCCAAAGACGAAATCCAAAAAATAGTTGATGAGTATAATAAAAAAATAGAGGAATTAAAAAAGAAAAAAGAAGAGGAGATAATGAAGGTATAA
- the rpsI gene encoding 30S ribosomal protein S9: MTEKKKVIKKVLTKKVASKKTVAKKKPVVKKKPVVKVEKKLVKKDEVKRYYEAVGRRKEATARVRLFTCQPFEDEKGRITVNGKPYDEFFTTFELRQTVINALSKMKSLNRFEVTAKVKGGGMRGQADAIRHGLARALVKFNADFSKKLKRAGYLTRDPRSVERKKPGLKKARRAPQWRKR; this comes from the coding sequence ATGACTGAAAAAAAGAAAGTTATAAAGAAAGTTTTGACTAAAAAAGTCGCGTCTAAAAAAACAGTCGCGAAGAAAAAGCCAGTCGTAAAGAAAAAACCAGTTGTGAAAGTGGAAAAAAAATTAGTCAAAAAAGACGAGGTTAAACGATATTACGAAGCGGTAGGACGGCGCAAAGAAGCGACGGCTCGCGTTCGTCTTTTTACTTGCCAGCCGTTTGAAGATGAAAAAGGAAGAATTACGGTTAACGGAAAGCCGTACGATGAATTTTTTACTACTTTTGAGTTGCGTCAGACGGTTATCAACGCGCTTTCAAAAATGAAGTCGCTTAATAGGTTCGAGGTGACGGCTAAGGTAAAAGGCGGCGGCATGAGAGGACAAGCGGACGCGATTCGTCATGGATTGGCGCGCGCTTTAGTTAAATTTAACGCTGATTTTTCAAAGAAATTAAAAAGAGCAGGTTATCTTACTCGCGACCCGCGCAGTGTAGAAAGAAAAAAGCCAGGACTCAAAAAAGCCCGCCGAGCTCCGCAGTGGAGGAAGAGATAA
- a CDS encoding glycosyltransferase, with protein MKIALLHDYLIRFGGAERVFLCLRKIFPKAEIYTLLYDEEKMGKYFPGKKIRTSFLQKFPKFWRRRQKYLLPFIPTAAETIDLRDFDLVISSSSSFIKGVITRPKTVHICYCHSPMSFSWDRYCRYIKEQKKGFFTNAAIKIVMHYIRMWDRAASNRVDYFIANSKTTAERIKKYYGREAKVIYPPAFLTGADWQSARDDGFFLIISQLTPYKRIDLAIDAFNKLELPLVIIGEGPDSKRLKKMAHSNVRFLGWQSDETARECLKNCRAFIFPGEDDFGIAPVEAMSFGKPVLAYRKGGAVETVIEGITGEFFDEPVTEVLADGVRRLLINFDAYSPAVIRKRAEKFSEERFEIGIKEAIIKIIEENKVA; from the coding sequence ATGAAAATCGCTTTATTGCATGATTATTTAATCCGCTTTGGAGGGGCCGAGAGGGTCTTTTTATGTTTGCGGAAAATTTTTCCAAAGGCGGAGATTTATACTCTTCTTTATGATGAGGAGAAAATGGGAAAGTATTTTCCCGGGAAAAAAATCAGGACTTCTTTTTTACAGAAGTTTCCGAAGTTTTGGCGTCGGCGGCAGAAATATCTTTTGCCTTTTATTCCGACGGCGGCCGAGACGATTGATTTGAGGGATTTTGATTTGGTTATTTCCTCTTCAAGTAGTTTTATCAAGGGCGTGATTACACGACCGAAAACGGTTCATATTTGCTATTGTCACAGCCCGATGAGTTTTAGTTGGGACAGGTATTGCCGCTATATTAAAGAGCAGAAAAAAGGATTTTTCACTAACGCGGCGATTAAGATTGTCATGCACTATATCCGAATGTGGGATAGAGCGGCCTCTAATCGCGTTGACTATTTTATCGCCAATTCAAAAACAACAGCCGAGCGGATTAAAAAATATTACGGGCGGGAAGCAAAAGTGATTTACCCGCCGGCTTTTTTGACGGGCGCTGATTGGCAGTCCGCTCGCGATGATGGCTTCTTTTTGATTATTTCCCAATTAACCCCTTACAAGAGGATTGATTTGGCGATTGACGCTTTTAATAAATTGGAATTGCCTTTGGTTATTATCGGCGAAGGTCCTGATTCTAAACGGCTTAAAAAAATGGCTCATTCTAATGTTAGGTTTTTGGGCTGGCAATCGGATGAGACAGCGCGAGAATGTCTTAAAAATTGCCGCGCTTTTATTTTTCCCGGCGAGGATGATTTTGGCATCGCGCCTGTTGAAGCGATGAGTTTTGGCAAACCGGTTTTAGCATACCGCAAAGGCGGCGCCGTTGAAACGGTCATAGAAGGAATCACTGGCGAATTTTTTGACGAGCCAGTGACAGAAGTTCTGGCGGATGGCGTTCGCAGGTTGCTAATAAATTTTGACGCCTACAGTCCTGCTGTTATCAGAAAAAGAGCTGAGAAATTTTCCGAGGAGAGGTTTGAGATAGGAATAAAGGAGGCGATTATAAAAATCATTGAGGAAAATAAGGTAGCGTGA
- the rpsD gene encoding 30S ribosomal protein S4, giving the protein MIILEAKCKKCRRANQKLFLKGERCFGQKCAMTRRPYAPGVHGKAFKRRPSEYGLQLAEKQKARYAYGVSEKQFKNYFKEIVQQEGDKEILLVQKLENRLDNIVFRLGWANSRRLSRQLVNHGHILVNGRKIDIPSYQVKKGDIIKIKERTKKLAIFETIKANLKKCEIPVWISSDKQKFVGEVKTMPGLDNWEKVAEISRIVEFYSR; this is encoded by the coding sequence ATGATTATTCTTGAAGCTAAATGTAAAAAATGTAGGCGAGCCAATCAAAAGCTTTTTTTGAAGGGTGAGCGGTGCTTTGGCCAAAAATGCGCTATGACGCGGCGGCCTTACGCTCCCGGAGTTCACGGCAAAGCGTTCAAAAGAAGACCTTCAGAATATGGTTTGCAATTAGCGGAGAAACAAAAAGCGCGGTATGCTTACGGCGTTTCTGAAAAGCAATTTAAAAATTATTTCAAAGAGATCGTTCAGCAAGAAGGGGACAAAGAAATACTTTTGGTCCAAAAATTGGAAAATCGCCTTGATAATATTGTTTTTCGTTTGGGCTGGGCGAATTCAAGACGACTGTCTAGGCAATTAGTTAATCATGGCCATATTTTAGTCAACGGGCGGAAGATTGATATTCCTTCTTATCAAGTTAAAAAGGGAGATATTATTAAGATTAAAGAAAGAACCAAAAAATTGGCTATTTTTGAAACAATCAAAGCGAATTTAAAAAAATGCGAAATTCCCGTTTGGATTTCTTCAGATAAACAAAAATTTGTTGGAGAAGTAAAGACCATGCCTGGCTTAGATAATTGGGAAAAAGTCGCGGAAATAAGCAGGATTGTAGAATTTTATAGTCGGTAA
- a CDS encoding DNA-directed RNA polymerase subunit alpha, whose amino-acid sequence MITIPKKPKITKTGNNRASFEIEECYPGYGITLGNAFRRILLSSLGGAAIVNIKIKGILHEFSAISGVVEDVVQIILNLKQVRFKMQTEGLVAVSLKAKGAGEVKAGDIKMVTGLEVVNKDAHIASLSDKNAELEIEIEVGFGLGYSSTESRKKEKLEVGKIAIDAIFSPILKVNYIIENMRVGERTDYDRLVFDVETDGTITPEEAFLSAGKILVDQFKVFTLLEKESKKKKLKKKTAAENVEKKKKEKKAVQKAKPALETKEGMAKHRVEDLKLSSRIVAVLEAAGIKTAAGLIRKNESDLGEIEGLGGKGIVEIKRALGKLGLTLKQ is encoded by the coding sequence ATGATTACAATACCTAAAAAACCAAAAATTACCAAAACAGGGAATAATAGGGCATCGTTTGAAATAGAGGAATGCTATCCTGGATATGGGATTACTTTAGGGAACGCTTTTCGAAGAATTCTTTTGTCTTCGCTTGGCGGGGCGGCGATTGTTAATATTAAAATTAAAGGTATTCTTCACGAGTTTTCGGCCATTTCTGGCGTTGTGGAAGATGTTGTTCAAATTATTCTTAACCTGAAACAAGTCAGGTTCAAAATGCAAACAGAAGGTCTGGTCGCGGTTTCGCTTAAAGCAAAAGGAGCGGGCGAAGTAAAAGCGGGTGATATTAAAATGGTGACGGGACTGGAAGTTGTTAATAAAGACGCGCATATCGCTTCTTTAAGCGATAAAAACGCGGAATTGGAAATAGAAATTGAAGTTGGTTTTGGTTTGGGGTATTCTTCCACTGAAAGCCGCAAGAAAGAAAAGTTGGAAGTTGGCAAAATCGCGATTGACGCTATTTTTAGCCCGATTCTTAAAGTGAATTATATCATAGAGAATATGCGAGTGGGCGAGAGAACAGATTATGACCGCTTGGTTTTTGATGTAGAAACGGACGGGACAATTACTCCCGAAGAAGCGTTTTTGAGCGCGGGCAAGATTTTGGTTGATCAATTTAAGGTTTTTACTCTTTTGGAAAAGGAAAGCAAAAAAAAGAAATTGAAAAAGAAGACTGCCGCAGAAAATGTGGAGAAAAAGAAAAAAGAAAAGAAAGCAGTTCAAAAAGCTAAACCAGCTCTTGAGACAAAAGAAGGAATGGCGAAGCATCGAGTGGAGGATTTGAAATTGTCCTCGCGAATTGTTGCTGTTCTTGAAGCGGCTGGAATAAAGACAGCGGCGGGTTTAATTAGAAAAAACGAGAGTGATTTAGGGGAGATTGAAGGATTAGGCGGCAAAGGTATTGTTGAGATTAAAAGAGCGTTGGGCAAGTTAGGGTTAACTCTAAAACAATGA
- a CDS encoding glycosyltransferase family 4 protein, giving the protein MKIGINAMAAFVEPRTGVEEYTYQLIKHLTMLKESEEHRFVLYSPFNKIFDFPLPENFKIKRLRWGLPSWTQCRLSAEMAAREPDILFIPVHVLPLVHPKNSVTTIHGLEYEHYPEMYPKKRLAYLRWSAKYALKNSARVIAISQNTKNDLVKIYKANPEKISVVYHGYEDGGSPRGGGLSPDKNGGCPPFRGQPPFSSPYILFIGRLEGKKNIGGMIGAFELFKKKYGLPHKLVLAGGRGYGYEAFAGRIAGNKDIVEMGFVSEAKKWELLKNAAAFLFPVFYEGFGMPILEAQAMGCPVIASETSSLPEVAGEGALFVSPKNIEKISEAVYKVISDGELRRGLIEKGFQNIKKFSWEKCARETLGVLTKQNMSR; this is encoded by the coding sequence ATGAAAATCGGCATTAACGCTATGGCGGCTTTTGTTGAGCCGCGGACGGGCGTTGAAGAATATACTTATCAGTTAATTAAACATTTAACGATGCTTAAGGAAAGCGAAGAGCATCGTTTTGTTTTATATTCTCCTTTTAACAAAATTTTTGATTTTCCATTGCCGGAGAATTTTAAAATTAAGCGGCTTCGCTGGGGCTTGCCGTCGTGGACGCAATGCAGGTTGTCCGCTGAAATGGCGGCGCGTGAGCCAGATATTCTTTTTATTCCTGTCCATGTTCTGCCGCTTGTTCATCCAAAAAACTCAGTCACAACTATTCACGGATTGGAGTATGAGCATTACCCCGAAATGTATCCCAAAAAGCGTTTGGCGTATCTCCGTTGGAGCGCAAAATACGCGTTAAAAAATTCAGCGCGCGTTATCGCCATTTCCCAAAACACTAAAAACGATTTAGTTAAAATATATAAAGCCAATCCGGAGAAAATATCAGTTGTTTATCACGGCTATGAAGACGGGGGCAGCCCCCGCGGCGGGGGACTGTCCCCTGATAAAAATGGGGGCTGCCCCCCGTTTCGGGGGCAGCCCCCATTTTCCAGTCCCTATATTCTTTTTATTGGGCGGTTGGAGGGGAAGAAGAATATTGGGGGGATGATTGGGGCGTTTGAGTTGTTTAAAAAAAAATACGGGTTGCCGCATAAGTTGGTTTTGGCGGGGGGAAGAGGGTATGGTTATGAGGCGTTCGCTGGGAGAATTGCGGGGAATAAAGATATTGTTGAAATGGGTTTTGTGAGCGAGGCGAAGAAATGGGAGTTGTTAAAAAACGCCGCCGCTTTTCTTTTTCCTGTTTTTTACGAGGGCTTTGGAATGCCGATTTTGGAAGCGCAGGCGATGGGTTGTCCAGTCATTGCTTCAGAGACATCTTCTTTGCCGGAGGTAGCGGGCGAGGGCGCGCTCTTCGTTTCGCCAAAAAACATTGAAAAAATATCAGAAGCAGTGTATAAAGTAATAAGCGACGGGGAGTTGAGAAGGGGTTTAATTGAAAAGGGCTTTCAGAACATTAAAAAATTCTCCTGGGAAAAATGCGCGCGGGAAACGCTGGGAGTTTTAACCAAACAAAATATGTCAAGATGA
- the rpsK gene encoding 30S ribosomal protein S11, with the protein MGKKKVIKSTKEDLLKEAENRESVEKKASQSVQPKSGKSKVGLVGRAHVYIQSSYNNTIVTFANAQGSVIAWSSAGSVGFKGPKKATPFAASRVIETLIEKVKKFNIREIEVFVKGVGSSRDAAIRALVNHGLEISAIKDLTPVPHNGCRPRKPRRV; encoded by the coding sequence ATGGGTAAAAAGAAAGTTATAAAAAGCACTAAAGAGGATCTTTTGAAGGAGGCCGAGAACAGAGAATCGGTTGAGAAAAAAGCATCCCAAAGCGTCCAGCCGAAAAGCGGAAAAAGCAAAGTCGGCTTAGTTGGACGCGCTCATGTTTATATCCAATCAAGTTATAATAATACGATTGTCACTTTTGCTAATGCTCAAGGAAGTGTGATTGCTTGGTCAAGCGCCGGCTCAGTTGGCTTTAAGGGTCCTAAAAAAGCGACTCCTTTCGCAGCTTCGCGGGTGATAGAAACATTGATAGAAAAAGTGAAAAAATTTAACATTAGAGAGATAGAGGTTTTTGTTAAGGGCGTGGGGAGTAGTCGCGACGCGGCCATTCGCGCCTTAGTCAACCATGGATTGGAAATAAGCGCGATTAAAGATTTGACTCCCGTTCCTCATAACGGCTGTCGTCCGCGCAAACCAAGGAGAGTGTAA
- the rpsM gene encoding 30S ribosomal protein S13, with translation MAVRIAGINIPENKRIEIALTYIYGIGVSLSREILSELKISPDTRTNKLSNDEVNNLREIIEKKYMVEGDLRQEKMMNIKRLKDIGCYRGIRHSKGLPTRGQRSKTNTRTVRGNVRGMAVSGKKKAAAKT, from the coding sequence ATGGCAGTTCGTATTGCGGGAATAAATATTCCGGAAAACAAAAGAATAGAAATCGCTTTAACCTATATCTACGGAATAGGGGTTTCTTTAAGCAGGGAGATTTTGTCGGAGCTGAAAATCAGTCCGGATACCAGGACGAATAAGTTGTCTAATGACGAGGTTAATAATTTACGGGAGATTATTGAAAAGAAATATATGGTTGAGGGTGATTTGAGGCAGGAAAAGATGATGAATATTAAGCGGTTGAAAGATATTGGCTGTTATCGCGGAATAAGGCATAGCAAAGGATTGCCGACAAGAGGGCAGCGGAGCAAAACGAATACTCGGACAGTAAGGGGGAATGTCCGCGGCATGGCGGTTAGCGGAAAGAAGAAAGCGGCGGCGAAGACATAA
- a CDS encoding rod shape-determining protein, with the protein MFITKIGIDLGTANTLVFLPKKGVVVNEPTVVAVSIEDNRILAVGNQAKEMLGKAPETINVSRPMKDGVIADYRITEAMLRYFISKVLGRWRIIKPDIMVSVPAGVSSTERRAVIEATIKAGAKNAYIVKEPVLAAIGAGLAINKPAGNMIIDIGGGTSEMAVISLGGIVSCESVRVGGDKLDQAISEYIRKKHNLAIGDGTAERIKIKIGSALPQKEETTLKIQGRDLVGGLPKTIEVKSNEITEAMSENLREIIKTVKTVLRGTPPELVADIMDMGMVLSGGGALLRNLDALITEATGVNCRIAKEPLLCVAKGTGLALEHLDVYKRSIMSKKQM; encoded by the coding sequence ATGTTTATCACAAAAATTGGTATTGACTTAGGGACGGCTAATACTTTGGTTTTTCTTCCTAAAAAGGGCGTTGTTGTCAACGAGCCGACGGTGGTGGCTGTTTCTATTGAAGACAATAGAATTTTGGCGGTTGGCAATCAAGCGAAAGAAATGCTTGGGAAAGCGCCTGAAACGATTAATGTTTCCAGACCAATGAAGGATGGGGTAATCGCCGATTATCGCATTACTGAGGCGATGCTTCGCTATTTTATCAGCAAGGTTTTGGGGCGTTGGCGGATTATTAAGCCAGACATTATGGTTTCTGTTCCGGCGGGCGTTTCGTCCACCGAAAGGCGAGCTGTAATTGAGGCGACTATTAAAGCGGGCGCCAAGAACGCATACATCGTCAAAGAGCCGGTTTTGGCGGCGATTGGGGCGGGGCTTGCCATCAACAAACCGGCGGGTAACATGATTATTGACATTGGCGGCGGAACTTCGGAGATGGCTGTTATTTCTTTAGGCGGGATCGTTTCCTGCGAATCGGTTCGGGTGGGCGGAGACAAACTTGACCAGGCGATTAGCGAGTATATTAGAAAAAAACATAATTTAGCAATTGGCGACGGAACGGCGGAAAGGATTAAAATTAAAATAGGGAGCGCTTTGCCGCAAAAAGAAGAAACGACTTTGAAAATCCAGGGTCGCGATTTGGTCGGCGGACTGCCTAAAACGATTGAAGTTAAAAGCAACGAGATCACGGAAGCGATGTCGGAAAATCTTAGAGAAATTATTAAAACGGTCAAAACCGTTTTGCGCGGGACGCCTCCGGAACTGGTGGCTGATATTATGGATATGGGTATGGTTTTAAGCGGCGGCGGCGCGTTGTTAAGAAATTTGGACGCTCTAATTACCGAAGCGACAGGCGTTAATTGCCGCATCGCGAAAGAGCCCCTGCTTTGCGTAGCAAAAGGAACTGGTCTTGCTTTGGAACATTTAGATGTTTACAAAAGAAGCATTATGTCTAAGAAACAGATGTAA
- a CDS encoding PEGA domain-containing protein yields the protein MTLRTRRIILCFVFLLFVFAAPAILFYSWGYGFDWQKKKPVLTGGFYFESIPKKARIALNDKPSKETPVFIKRLLPGEYQVKITKDEFQPWQKKLKIESGLVGEARNILLIPLSPQIEVIDENLPDDFSLEKFLLQEKTNTDIFYIEKQNYILYKTNANNSAQEQICLTPLPAQEYSIIISPVQKISVLGENNEMYLLNPETKAFELIARDVQNVQFSSDNKKVLYSTPNEIWVYYLEDILGQPNKKAKDKELITRLGEKIKNAVWYGKTNEHIIFSTGQTIKIAELDGRDERNITDIIKLNTDQIAYDPKKETILAVKNKKLIQISLK from the coding sequence ATGACTTTAAGAACGCGCCGCATTATTCTTTGTTTTGTTTTCCTTCTTTTTGTTTTTGCCGCGCCGGCAATCCTTTTTTATTCGTGGGGATACGGCTTTGATTGGCAAAAGAAAAAACCCGTCTTAACTGGCGGATTTTATTTTGAATCCATCCCAAAAAAAGCGCGAATCGCGCTCAATGACAAACCGTCAAAAGAAACCCCTGTTTTTATTAAACGGCTTCTGCCTGGGGAATATCAGGTTAAGATAACCAAAGACGAATTTCAGCCCTGGCAAAAAAAATTAAAAATTGAATCGGGACTGGTCGGCGAAGCGAGAAATATTCTTCTCATTCCTTTATCTCCTCAAATTGAGGTGATAGACGAAAATCTGCCCGATGATTTTTCTCTTGAAAAATTTCTTCTCCAAGAAAAAACAAATACCGATATTTTTTATATTGAAAAGCAAAATTATATTCTCTACAAAACAAACGCGAACAATTCCGCGCAAGAGCAAATCTGTCTCACCCCTTTGCCCGCGCAAGAATATAGCATTATCATTTCTCCTGTTCAAAAAATCTCCGTTTTGGGCGAAAACAATGAAATGTATCTCCTGAACCCCGAAACAAAGGCCTTTGAATTAATCGCGCGCGATGTCCAGAATGTTCAATTTTCCAGCGATAATAAAAAAGTCCTCTATTCCACGCCCAATGAAATCTGGGTCTATTACTTGGAAGATATTTTAGGCCAGCCAAACAAAAAAGCAAAAGATAAAGAACTCATCACCCGCCTCGGAGAAAAAATTAAAAACGCGGTCTGGTATGGAAAAACCAACGAACATATTATTTTCTCAACTGGACAAACCATTAAAATCGCTGAATTAGATGGACGCGACGAAAGAAACATCACTGATATCATTAAATTAAACACTGACCAAATCGCCTACGACCCCAAAAAAGAAACCATCCTCGCCGTCAAAAACAAAAAACTCATCCAAATTTCCTTGAAGTAG
- the rplQ gene encoding 50S ribosomal protein L17: MKHGNKIRKLGREKGQRAALLKTLAANLILKEKITTTEAKAKETRPFVEKLITKGKKGDLSAIKYLAKYLPEKARKKIVTEIGPRFKERAGGYTRIIKLNPRKTDGAKMAIIELVA; the protein is encoded by the coding sequence ATGAAGCACGGAAATAAAATAAGAAAATTAGGGCGTGAAAAAGGACAACGCGCGGCTTTGCTGAAAACTCTGGCGGCTAATTTAATTTTGAAGGAAAAAATTACTACGACTGAAGCAAAAGCGAAAGAGACAAGGCCTTTTGTTGAAAAATTAATTACCAAAGGGAAGAAGGGCGATTTATCGGCGATTAAGTATTTGGCAAAATATCTTCCTGAAAAGGCGCGCAAGAAGATTGTTACGGAAATTGGACCTCGCTTTAAAGAAAGAGCGGGCGGATATACGAGGATTATTAAATTAAACCCGCGTAAAACGGATGGAGCTAAAATGGCGATAATTGAATTGGTCGCTTAA
- the murA gene encoding UDP-N-acetylglucosamine 1-carboxyvinyltransferase, translating to MEKFIIQGGRKLSGEIKVNGAKNAALKVLAASLLTDQEWKISNVPQIEDIFRLLELLKGVGVEIKNGLKGVYTVRAKNIQTASFDSDIASRLKGSILMTGPLLARCGSAVFPRPGGCVIGQRPRDIFLDGFRAFGVKIKENGEGYNLTAKKRLQGINFTFPVISVTATETMILTAVLAKGKTLLKNAACEPEVASLADFLNDRGAKIKGAGTPFVEIEGVENLTKGDCQIIPDRIEAGSFVLLGLTAGSAIKVSGLNPNHLDALWSLLDKAGANLEIGKDFVLVKPSPRLKSVDLKTHEYPGFPTDLQAPFTVLMTQAKGISLIHETIFEGRLFYTDTLKQMGANIIMCDPHRVIVQGPTKLYGRRLVSPDIRAGIALVSAALSAQGESVIENIYQIDRGYERIEERLRKMGAEIKRVNT from the coding sequence ATGGAAAAGTTTATTATCCAAGGCGGGCGAAAATTGAGCGGGGAGATTAAAGTGAACGGCGCTAAGAACGCCGCTTTGAAGGTTTTGGCGGCTTCGCTTTTAACGGACCAAGAATGGAAGATTTCCAATGTTCCTCAAATTGAAGATATTTTCCGTTTGTTGGAACTTTTAAAAGGAGTGGGCGTTGAAATAAAAAACGGCTTAAAGGGCGTCTATACGGTCAGGGCAAAAAATATTCAAACTGCTTCTTTTGATTCAGACATCGCCAGCAGATTGAAGGGCTCAATTTTAATGACAGGGCCATTATTGGCGCGTTGCGGTTCAGCTGTTTTCCCGCGACCGGGCGGATGCGTCATTGGGCAAAGACCGAGAGATATATTTTTGGACGGGTTCAGAGCGTTTGGGGTTAAGATTAAAGAAAACGGAGAAGGGTATAATTTAACGGCAAAAAAACGGCTTCAAGGAATTAATTTTACATTTCCCGTCATTAGCGTGACTGCCACCGAGACAATGATTTTAACGGCCGTTTTAGCTAAAGGAAAAACACTTTTAAAAAACGCGGCCTGCGAACCGGAAGTCGCCTCTTTGGCTGATTTTTTAAACGATCGTGGCGCGAAAATAAAGGGAGCGGGAACGCCTTTTGTGGAGATTGAAGGAGTTGAAAATTTAACCAAAGGGGATTGCCAAATTATTCCAGACAGGATTGAAGCGGGGAGTTTTGTTCTCTTGGGATTAACCGCGGGCAGCGCGATTAAGGTTTCGGGGTTGAACCCGAATCACTTGGACGCGCTTTGGTCTTTGCTTGATAAGGCGGGCGCTAATTTGGAAATAGGCAAGGATTTTGTTTTGGTCAAACCGTCGCCGCGATTGAAATCGGTTGATTTAAAAACGCATGAATATCCAGGATTTCCCACCGATTTACAAGCGCCATTTACCGTTTTAATGACTCAAGCGAAAGGAATTTCTTTAATTCACGAAACGATTTTTGAAGGACGCCTTTTTTATACTGATACGCTCAAACAAATGGGGGCGAATATTATTATGTGCGATCCTCATCGCGTGATTGTCCAAGGTCCAACGAAATTATATGGCCGGCGATTAGTCAGTCCCGATATTCGCGCCGGCATCGCGTTGGTCTCGGCCGCTCTCTCCGCTCAAGGCGAATCGGTCATTGAAAACATCTACCAAATAGACCGCGGATACGAGAGGATTGAGGAAAGATTGAGAAAAATGGGAGCGGAAATAAAGCGCGTCAACACTTAA